A single genomic interval of Besnoitia besnoiti strain Bb-Ger1 chromosome Unknown contig00213, whole genome shotgun sequence harbors:
- a CDS encoding cytochrome b (encoded by transcript BESB_042370): protein MYGITLAFRYTSEASCAFASVQHLVREVAAGWEFRMLHATTASFVFLCILIHMSRGMYNSSYSYLTTAWMSGLVLYLLTIATAFLGYVLPWGQMSFWGATVITNLLSPIPYLVPWLLGGYYVSDVTLKRFFVLHFILPFVGCILIVLHIFYLHLNGSSNPAGIDSALKVAFYPHMLMTDAKCLSYLIGLIFLQTAFGLIELSHPDNSIPVNRFVTPLHIVPEWYFLAYYAVLKVIPSKTGGLLVFMLSTCQ from the coding sequence gtatcactttagcgttccgatatacttctgaagcatcttgtgcatttgctagtgttcaacatctagttagagaggtagcagcaggatgggaatttaggatgttgcatgcaacaactgcttctttcgtcttcttgtgtatcttaatacacatgtctcgaggtatgtataactccagctatagttatttaactactgcttggatgtctggtttagttttatatctacttactatagccactgctttcctcggttatgtactaccatggggacagatgagtttctggggtgctacagtcattactaatctcctttctccaataccatatttagtaccttggttactcggtggatactatgtatctgatgtaacattaaaacgattctttgtattgcactttatattaccttttgtaggttgcattctaattgtattacacatcttctatttacatttaaatggttctagtaaccctgcaggtattgattccgcacttaaagtagccttctatcctcatatgttaatgaccgatgctaaatgtctatcctatctaattggtttaattttcttacaaacggcttttggtttgattgaattatcgcacccagataactccataccagtgaaccggtttgtaactccgcttcatatcgtacctgaatggtactttttagcatattatgcggtgttaaaagtaatcccatccaaaaccggtggtttgttagtatttatgttatcaacatgtcaatga